AAGGGCTAGCGCTACTGGCATCACCTGTAGTAGCCGTTGGCGAATAGGGTGCTGCTTCCGGTTGAGCAGAGGAGGTAGCTAGGTCGTTATCTAGTGCTGCGTCGTTGGCAGCGCTAGCCCCCGCGGCTGTTGCCGCATTAGTCTGCGGCTGCTCTTTGCGCGGGTTCGGATCAGTTGCTGCCATGAGGGTATTCAATCCAGCCCGCAATCCAGCGAAGTAGTTGCCTTGCTTGAAGCTAGGGGTCATTTTTTCGTTGATAACGCTCGAAACAACAGCGGGCGTGATTCGGTCACGAAGCCCAGATCCAGCCTGAATGGACACTTTATGCTCCTTGCCAGCAAGGAGCAACACGACCCCGTTGTCTTTGTCGCGCTGCCCTACGCCCCACGATTCGCCCACGGCACGGGCATAGTCGGCTACCTCGCGGCCGCCAAGGGTGGGCACTGTTACGACTACGATCTGCGTACCGGTTTTGTCGGCATAGCGGCGTAGGCCGCTTTCCAATGTTTTGGCGTCGGCGGCGCTCAAAAGGCTGGCTTCGTCAGTCACGAAGCGAAAGGGCGATGGTCGGGCGGGCAACCCTTGCGTGGATGATTGAGCCCAAGCAGTCGGTGAGCCAAGCCCAGCCGACACTAGCAGCAACAAGACAAAGAAGAAACGATACATGGCGAGAAAGGTAAAGTGAGAGAGTAAACCTTGTTTCTGTTTGCCTTTTACGCTTTTTATAAGCAAGTGGCTATCCGTTGTTTGTGCGTTTAGGCTAGTTTTGCTGATTGCCTTTCAAAAGGTAGTAGCCCTTTCCTCGCGTCAATACTATAGCGAGCTAGCTTTATTTTTGATAGAAGGAGCGCTGTATATACGTTCTGATATCCCTAACCCGTTAGGAACGAGCAAACATATTCGTGGTGACCCCAAACAACTATTTTATGAGCCAGTTCTACAGATGGGTTTATGAGGAAGAATCTGTGAAGAAGGATAAGAACTAAGTACACCCTTCTTGTATCTTCAATTCTGTTTTCACTATAATACCCACTCATGAGCGAGTATATTGACGTAATTACTACCTACTTCAATCTTGCACAACACCTCACCGTCGATTCAGCGGCTTACGCTGAGGTCCTGCACTCCGAAGTTCAGCAAACAGAGTATCCGAACCTGTTTAGCAAGACCGTGCAGCACCGCAACTTCGAAGAGATTGTAGATAACCTACGCGCTGGCCGGGAGCTGTTGCGGGATACCCACTACGAGCTACAGCGCATTGTGTCATCGAGTACGGAGGCCAGCGTGCTGATAGAAGGCCGCTGGGAGGCTACCTTCACCAACGACCTAGGTCCTGCGATGCGGGGCCAGCGCTTGAGCGCCCAGATTTGCTCAATTTTCGATTTGGTTGATGGGAAAATTTATCGTCATCGTCAGTATATCTGCTACGACCAGGCCTAGAAAATAGCCACGAACAACTGGGCGTTGCTAGGTCACTCAGCACGTATCGCCACATTCAGGGAATGCCCCTATCGTCGTTTTGCACGCACGTAAATGAAACCATGCCTATAGAAAGGTGGTATCTTTGCGGGGCATCAGGAACATGAGATTACCGAACCTTTACTTTCAGAATGCTGCAGGCCAGCTGTTGGAGGACCCTGCTGGGTTTTTGCGGGCTAACTGGTACAGCCACCCACGTGGGTTCGACGATACGCGGG
This Hymenobacter sp. GOD-10R DNA region includes the following protein-coding sequences:
- a CDS encoding TPM domain-containing protein; amino-acid sequence: MYRFFFVLLLLVSAGLGSPTAWAQSSTQGLPARPSPFRFVTDEASLLSAADAKTLESGLRRYADKTGTQIVVVTVPTLGGREVADYARAVGESWGVGQRDKDNGVVLLLAGKEHKVSIQAGSGLRDRITPAVVSSVINEKMTPSFKQGNYFAGLRAGLNTLMAATDPNPRKEQPQTNAATAAGASAANDAALDNDLATSSAQPEAAPYSPTATTGDASSASPSAGIGMGTLLIGALVIGGVIWLLVRMFRRRSDSTPTRETPNFYPNNPGNQGGNYNRGPAGPQGNGSAPNFYPNQPGGMGNMGGMGNMGGGGSGIGGILATGAAAAAGAYLGNRMASGGHDTTGSGLSEAGLGGAHSNLNPPTNYSGTPSGEFPALGGAAGAGNDYSSAEPNYFSNDASTDDSGDYFSADDNSYDDTSSDDVGGGGFDDNSDNSGSW
- a CDS encoding nuclear transport factor 2 family protein gives rise to the protein MSEYIDVITTYFNLAQHLTVDSAAYAEVLHSEVQQTEYPNLFSKTVQHRNFEEIVDNLRAGRELLRDTHYELQRIVSSSTEASVLIEGRWEATFTNDLGPAMRGQRLSAQICSIFDLVDGKIYRHRQYICYDQA